From one Rhodamnia argentea isolate NSW1041297 chromosome 1, ASM2092103v1, whole genome shotgun sequence genomic stretch:
- the LOC115753629 gene encoding sugar transport protein 13-like isoform X3, whose amino-acid sequence MAGGGLAVASAGGEQFEAKITPIVVISCIMAATGGLMFGYDVGVSGGVTQMPDFLKKFFPVVYRKSNEAGANSNYCKYDSQGLQLFTSSLYLAGLIATFFASYTTRKLGRKLTMLIAGFFFIAGVVLNTAAQDLAMLIIGRILLGCGVGFANQAVPLFLSEIAPTRIRGALNILFQLNVTIGILFADLVNYRTAKISAGWGWRLSLGLAGIPAGLLTVGAIFVVDTPNSLIERGRIEEGKAVLRKIRGTDNIEPEFQELLEASRIAKEVKHPFRNLLKRKNRPQLVIAVAMQVFQQFTGINAIMFYAPVLFDTVGFGSDASLYSAVIIGAVNVLSTLVSIYTVDKMGRRVLLLEAGVQMFLSQVVISIILGLKVKDHSEDLSHGFSIFVVIMVCTFISSFAWSWGPLGWSGMPMAMAFRIQIYKNYIP is encoded by the exons ATGGCTGGGGGAGGATTGGCCGTCGCTTCGGCCGGAGGCGAACAGTTCGAGGCCAAGATTACCCCGATCGTGGTGATCTCGTGCATAATGGCCGCCACCGGCGGCCTCATGTTTGGCTACGACGTCGGTGTTTCCG GCGGTGTAACACAAATGccagatttcttgaaaaagttTTTCCCAGTTGTTTACCGGAAGTCTAACGAAGCTGGGGCCAACAGCAATTACTGCAAATACGATAGTCAAGGCCTTCAACTGTTCACATCGTCACTGTATCTTGCTGGGCTAATAGCAACTTTCTTTGCATCATACACCACTAGGAAGCTTGGCAGGAAGTTAACCATGCTCATTGCTGGGTTTTTCTTCATTGCTGGGGTTGTGCTTAACACTGCAGCTCAAGACCTTGCCATGCTCATTATTGGAAGGATATTACTAGGTTGTGGCGTTGGTTTTGCTAACCAG GCAGTACCACTTTTCCTTTCGGAAATAGCACCAACAAGAATACGTGGAGCACTTAATATACTCTTCCAGCTTAACGTTACCATAGGCATCCTTTTTGCCGATCTTGTCAACTACCGCACGGCGAA GATCTCAGCAGGATGGGGTTGGAGGCTATCATTGGGATTGGCAGGCATTCCTGCAGGTCTCCTAACCGTGGGAGCTATTTTTGTGGTGGACACTCCCAACAGTCTCATTGAGCGTGGTCGCATTGAAGAAGGAAAAGCTGTGCTAAGAAAGATAAGGGGAACTGACAACATTGAACCGGAGTTCCAGGAGCTTCTTGAGGCAAGTCGCATTGCTAAAGAAGTGAAGCATCCTTTCAGAAATCTCCTGAAGAGGAAGAATCGACCTCAGTTGGTCATTGCAGTGGCCATGCAG GTCTTCCAGCAATTTACCGGGATCAATGCCATCATGTTTTACGCGCCGGTTCTCTTCGACACCGTTGGATTTGGCAGTGATGCATCTCTTTACTCTGCTGTCATCATTGGGGCTGTCAATGTTCTGTCCACCTTGGTATCCATTTACACGGTCGACAAGATGGGCCGCCGTGTTCTTTTACTGGAGGCCGGGGTCCAGATGTTCCTTTCCCAAGTTGTCATATCAATTATACTCGGCTTGAAGGTCAAGGACCACTCAGAGGACCTCAGCCACGGCTTCTCGATCTTTGTGGTCATTATGGTGTGCACGTTCATCTCTAGCTTCGCGTGGTCTTGGGGACCTCTTGGATG GTCGGGCATGCCAATGGCAATGG CTTTCAGGATTCAGATATACAAGAATTACATACCTTAG
- the LOC115753629 gene encoding sugar transport protein 13-like isoform X1 — MAGGGLAVASAGGEQFEAKITPIVVISCIMAATGGLMFGYDVGVSGGVTQMPDFLKKFFPVVYRKSNEAGANSNYCKYDSQGLQLFTSSLYLAGLIATFFASYTTRKLGRKLTMLIAGFFFIAGVVLNTAAQDLAMLIIGRILLGCGVGFANQAVPLFLSEIAPTRIRGALNILFQLNVTIGILFADLVNYRTAKISAGWGWRLSLGLAGIPAGLLTVGAIFVVDTPNSLIERGRIEEGKAVLRKIRGTDNIEPEFQELLEASRIAKEVKHPFRNLLKRKNRPQLVIAVAMQVFQQFTGINAIMFYAPVLFDTVGFGSDASLYSAVIIGAVNVLSTLVSIYTVDKMGRRVLLLEAGVQMFLSQVVISIILGLKVKDHSEDLSHGFSIFVVIMVCTFISSFAWSWGPLGWLIPSETFPLETRSAGQSVTVCTNFLFTFVIGQAFLSMLCHFKYGIFLFFSGWVLIMSIFTLFLIPETKNVPIEEMTERVWKQHWYWKRYIDDDGKDAEAAVSNKVGHANGNGFQDSDIQELHTLDKHWVQNIH, encoded by the exons ATGGCTGGGGGAGGATTGGCCGTCGCTTCGGCCGGAGGCGAACAGTTCGAGGCCAAGATTACCCCGATCGTGGTGATCTCGTGCATAATGGCCGCCACCGGCGGCCTCATGTTTGGCTACGACGTCGGTGTTTCCG GCGGTGTAACACAAATGccagatttcttgaaaaagttTTTCCCAGTTGTTTACCGGAAGTCTAACGAAGCTGGGGCCAACAGCAATTACTGCAAATACGATAGTCAAGGCCTTCAACTGTTCACATCGTCACTGTATCTTGCTGGGCTAATAGCAACTTTCTTTGCATCATACACCACTAGGAAGCTTGGCAGGAAGTTAACCATGCTCATTGCTGGGTTTTTCTTCATTGCTGGGGTTGTGCTTAACACTGCAGCTCAAGACCTTGCCATGCTCATTATTGGAAGGATATTACTAGGTTGTGGCGTTGGTTTTGCTAACCAG GCAGTACCACTTTTCCTTTCGGAAATAGCACCAACAAGAATACGTGGAGCACTTAATATACTCTTCCAGCTTAACGTTACCATAGGCATCCTTTTTGCCGATCTTGTCAACTACCGCACGGCGAA GATCTCAGCAGGATGGGGTTGGAGGCTATCATTGGGATTGGCAGGCATTCCTGCAGGTCTCCTAACCGTGGGAGCTATTTTTGTGGTGGACACTCCCAACAGTCTCATTGAGCGTGGTCGCATTGAAGAAGGAAAAGCTGTGCTAAGAAAGATAAGGGGAACTGACAACATTGAACCGGAGTTCCAGGAGCTTCTTGAGGCAAGTCGCATTGCTAAAGAAGTGAAGCATCCTTTCAGAAATCTCCTGAAGAGGAAGAATCGACCTCAGTTGGTCATTGCAGTGGCCATGCAG GTCTTCCAGCAATTTACCGGGATCAATGCCATCATGTTTTACGCGCCGGTTCTCTTCGACACCGTTGGATTTGGCAGTGATGCATCTCTTTACTCTGCTGTCATCATTGGGGCTGTCAATGTTCTGTCCACCTTGGTATCCATTTACACGGTCGACAAGATGGGCCGCCGTGTTCTTTTACTGGAGGCCGGGGTCCAGATGTTCCTTTCCCAAGTTGTCATATCAATTATACTCGGCTTGAAGGTCAAGGACCACTCAGAGGACCTCAGCCACGGCTTCTCGATCTTTGTGGTCATTATGGTGTGCACGTTCATCTCTAGCTTCGCGTGGTCTTGGGGACCTCTTGGATGGTTGATCCCCAGCGAGACGTTTCCGCTAGAGACTCGCTCGGCTGGCCAGAGTGTGACTGTCTGCACCAACTTTCTCTTCACCTTCGTGATCGGTCAGGCATTCCTCTCCATGCTGTGCCATTTCAAGTACGgcatcttcttgttcttctctgGTTGGGTCCTTATCATGTCCATCTTCACTCTGTTTCTTATCCCTGAGACCAAGAACGTCCCAATCGAAGAGATGACCGAGAGGGTGTGGAAGCAGCATTGGTATTGGAAACGGTACATCGATGACGACGGCAAAGATGCCGAGGCCGCTGTTTCGAACAAGGTCGGGCATGCCAATGGCAATGG CTTTCAGGATTCAGATATACAAGAATTACATACCTTAGACAAACATTGGGTACAGAATATACACTAG
- the LOC115753629 gene encoding sugar transport protein 13-like isoform X2, which translates to MAGGGLAVASAGGEQFEAKITPIVVISCIMAATGGLMFGYDVGVSGGVTQMPDFLKKFFPVVYRKSNEAGANSNYCKYDSQGLQLFTSSLYLAGLIATFFASYTTRKLGRKLTMLIAGFFFIAGVVLNTAAQDLAMLIIGRILLGCGVGFANQAVPLFLSEIAPTRIRGALNILFQLNVTIGILFADLVNYRTAKISAGWGWRLSLGLAGIPAGLLTVGAIFVVDTPNSLIERGRIEEGKAVLRKIRGTDNIEPEFQELLEASRIAKEVKHPFRNLLKRKNRPQLVIAVAMQVFQQFTGINAIMFYAPVLFDTVGFGSDASLYSAVIIGAVNVLSTLVSIYTVDKMGRRVLLLEAGVQMFLSQVVISIILGLKVKDHSEDLSHGFSIFVVIMVCTFISSFAWSWGPLGWLIPSETFPLETRSAGQSVTVCTNFLFTFVIGQAFLSMLCHFKYGIFLFFSGWVLIMSIFTLFLIPETKNVPIEEMTERVWKQHWYWKRYIDDDGKDAEAAVSNKVGHANGNGFDPALQL; encoded by the exons ATGGCTGGGGGAGGATTGGCCGTCGCTTCGGCCGGAGGCGAACAGTTCGAGGCCAAGATTACCCCGATCGTGGTGATCTCGTGCATAATGGCCGCCACCGGCGGCCTCATGTTTGGCTACGACGTCGGTGTTTCCG GCGGTGTAACACAAATGccagatttcttgaaaaagttTTTCCCAGTTGTTTACCGGAAGTCTAACGAAGCTGGGGCCAACAGCAATTACTGCAAATACGATAGTCAAGGCCTTCAACTGTTCACATCGTCACTGTATCTTGCTGGGCTAATAGCAACTTTCTTTGCATCATACACCACTAGGAAGCTTGGCAGGAAGTTAACCATGCTCATTGCTGGGTTTTTCTTCATTGCTGGGGTTGTGCTTAACACTGCAGCTCAAGACCTTGCCATGCTCATTATTGGAAGGATATTACTAGGTTGTGGCGTTGGTTTTGCTAACCAG GCAGTACCACTTTTCCTTTCGGAAATAGCACCAACAAGAATACGTGGAGCACTTAATATACTCTTCCAGCTTAACGTTACCATAGGCATCCTTTTTGCCGATCTTGTCAACTACCGCACGGCGAA GATCTCAGCAGGATGGGGTTGGAGGCTATCATTGGGATTGGCAGGCATTCCTGCAGGTCTCCTAACCGTGGGAGCTATTTTTGTGGTGGACACTCCCAACAGTCTCATTGAGCGTGGTCGCATTGAAGAAGGAAAAGCTGTGCTAAGAAAGATAAGGGGAACTGACAACATTGAACCGGAGTTCCAGGAGCTTCTTGAGGCAAGTCGCATTGCTAAAGAAGTGAAGCATCCTTTCAGAAATCTCCTGAAGAGGAAGAATCGACCTCAGTTGGTCATTGCAGTGGCCATGCAG GTCTTCCAGCAATTTACCGGGATCAATGCCATCATGTTTTACGCGCCGGTTCTCTTCGACACCGTTGGATTTGGCAGTGATGCATCTCTTTACTCTGCTGTCATCATTGGGGCTGTCAATGTTCTGTCCACCTTGGTATCCATTTACACGGTCGACAAGATGGGCCGCCGTGTTCTTTTACTGGAGGCCGGGGTCCAGATGTTCCTTTCCCAAGTTGTCATATCAATTATACTCGGCTTGAAGGTCAAGGACCACTCAGAGGACCTCAGCCACGGCTTCTCGATCTTTGTGGTCATTATGGTGTGCACGTTCATCTCTAGCTTCGCGTGGTCTTGGGGACCTCTTGGATGGTTGATCCCCAGCGAGACGTTTCCGCTAGAGACTCGCTCGGCTGGCCAGAGTGTGACTGTCTGCACCAACTTTCTCTTCACCTTCGTGATCGGTCAGGCATTCCTCTCCATGCTGTGCCATTTCAAGTACGgcatcttcttgttcttctctgGTTGGGTCCTTATCATGTCCATCTTCACTCTGTTTCTTATCCCTGAGACCAAGAACGTCCCAATCGAAGAGATGACCGAGAGGGTGTGGAAGCAGCATTGGTATTGGAAACGGTACATCGATGACGACGGCAAAGATGCCGAGGCCGCTGTTTCGAACAAGGTCGGGCATGCCAATGGCAATGGGTTTGATCCTGCATTGCAGTTGTAA
- the LOC115753630 gene encoding mavicyanin — MGALMMLMMMATAMVKLCDGAAYKVGDSAGWTTIGNVDYKQWAAIKTFQLGDTIMFQYNAQFHNVMHVTHAEFRACNTTSPKATYTTGNDSITLTNHGHHFFFCGVPGHCQAGQKVDINVPRNPVSAQTPSPSAIPASGSQGPSPNNGHRPRTLKGSFAKLGLLTVVLAVCC; from the exons ATGGGTGCGTtaatgatgttgatgatgatggcgaCTGCGATGGTGAAGCTGTGCGATGGAGCAGCGTACAAGGTTGGAGACTCGGCAGGTTGGACCACCATTGGCAACGTCGACTACAAGCAGTGGGCTGCCATCAAGACCTTCCAGCTTGGGGATACCATCA TGTTTCAATACAATGCCCAGTTTCACAATGTGATGCACGTGACGCACGCCGAGTTCCGGGCCTGCAACACGACGTCTCCCAAGGCGACCTACACGACTGGCAACGACTCCATCACCCTCACCAACCACGGCCACCACTTCTTCTTCTGTGGTGTCCCGGGTCATTGCCAAGCCGGTCAGAAGGTCGACATCAACGTGCCTCGCAACCCTGTGAGCGCACAGACCCCTTCGCCATCGGCTATCCCTGCTTCTGGCAGCCAGGGCCCTTCTCCGAATAATGGCCATCGGCCTCGCACTTTGAAGGGCTCTTTCGCTAAGCTCGGATTGCTTACGGTGGTTCTTGCGGTTTGCTGTTAA
- the LOC115732322 gene encoding sugar transport protein 8-like translates to MPAVITSHGGYVPEHDGKITFYVILCVIISAFGGLLFGYDIGISGGVTSMDDFLIKFFPAVYEKKKLVHEDNYCKYDNEYLQLFTSSLYIAALVASFVASKVCSKFGRRTTLQIGSFFFVAGVALQAGGFNLAMVVLGRIILGFGVGFGNQAVPLFLSELAPARLRGALNICFQLFITIGILIAGIINYFTSNIHPHGWRISLGLAGVPAMILLVGSFTICETPTSLIERNQIDQGKATLRRIRGTDNIDAEFDSMVAASEAARQVKNPFRKLMKPSSRPPLVIAIVLQVFQQFTGINAIMFYAPVLFQTVGFGSNAALLSTVITGLVNVFSTLVSIYTVDKAGRRVLLLEACVQMFITQTVIGMLLLLHLKPAGSLSSTEAIVVVVLVCVYVMGFAWSWGPLGWLIPSETFPLETRTAGFACAVSSNMLFTFIIAQAFLSMLCHMKAGIFFFFAAWILVMGLFTLFLLPETKGVPVDSMVERVWKQHWFWKRYMIDDDNDDDNVIKG, encoded by the exons ATGCCGGCTGTCATCACGAGCCACGGCGGCTATGTACCCGAGCATGACGGGAAGATAACTTTCTATGTCATTCTATGTGTGATCATCTCGGCCTTCGGAGGGCTGTTGTTCGGATATGACATTGGAATTTCAG GAGGAGTGACTTCCATGGATGACTTCTTGATAAAATTCTTCCCGGCCGTGTACGAGAAAAAGAAGCTTGTCCACGAGGACAACTACTGTAAATATGACAACGAGTACCTCCAGTTGTTCACATCTTCGCTATACATAGCTGCTCTCGTAGCAAGCTTTGTAGCCTCAAAGGTCTGCTCCAAATTCGGACGAAGGACGACGTTGCAGATCGGGTCATTCTTCTTCGTCGCAGGGGTCGCACTCCAAGCTGGTGGCTTCAACCTTGCAATGGTCGTCCTCGGCAGAATCATCCTCGGTTTTGGTGTTGGGTTCGGTAATCAAGCAGTGCCTCTATTTCTATCTGAATTAGCTCCTGCCAGGCTCAGAGGAGCTCTTAATATATGCTTCCAACTCTTCATTACGATCGGAATCCTCATCGCCGGCATTATCAACTACTTCACATCCAACATTCACCCTCACGGGTGGCGGATCTCTCTCGGCTTGGCCGGCGTCCCAGCCATGATCCTCCTCGTGGGTTCATTCACCATCTGCGAGACCCCTACCAGCCTCATCGAGCGCAACCAAATCGACCAAGGAAAGGCCACTTTGAGGAGGATTCGCGGCACCGATAACATTGATGCCGAGTTTGATTCCATGGTTGCCGCCAGTGAGGCCGCAAGGCAAGTGAAGAACCCATTTCGCAAGCTCATGAAGCCGTCAAGCAGGCCCCCTCTTGTCATAGCCATAGTGCTGCAGGTGTTCCAGCAGTTCACCGGGATCAACGCGATCATGTTCTATGCACCGGTCTTGTTTCAGACGGTCGGGTTCGGAAGCAATGCCGCGCTGCTCTCGACAGTCATCACTGGGCTCGTAAACGTTTTTAGCACTTTAGTATCGATCTACACAGTGGACAAAGCTGGCCGGAGGGTGTTGCTCCTTGAGGCTTGTGTCCAGATGTTCATCACTCAG ACTGTGATAGGAATGCTCTTGCTACTACACCTAAAACCGGCAGGGTCTCTCAGCTCTACCGAGGCGATAGTCGTGGTGGTGCTGGTGTGCGTGTACGTAATGGGATTCGCATGGTCATGGGGTCCACTTGGGTGGCTTATTCCGAGCGAGACCTTCCCTCTGGAGACGAGGACGGCTGGTTTTGCCTGCGCGGTCAGCTCCAACATGCTCTTCACCTTCATTATCGCACAGGCCTTCCTATCGATGTTGTGCCACATGAAGGccggcatcttcttcttcttcgccgcgTGGATCCTGGTCATGGGGCTCTTTACATTGTTCCTCTTGCCCGAGACAAAAGGCGTGCCTGTGGACTCCATGGTCGAGAGAGTGTGGAAGCAGCATTGGTTCTGGAAGCGGTACATGATCGATGACGACAACGACGATGACAATGTCATCAAAGGATAA
- the LOC115732096 gene encoding sugar transport protein 8-like: MPAVITSHGGHVPEHDGKITFYVILCVIISAFGGLLFGYDIGISGGVTAMDDFLIKFFPAVYEKKKLVHEDNYCKYDNEYLQMFTSSLYIAALIASFAASKVCSKFGRRTTLQIGSFFFVIGVALQAGGVNLAMVVLGRIILGFGVGFGNQAVPLFLSELAPAKLRGALNICFQLFITIGILIAGIINYFTSNIHPHGWRISLGLAGVPAMILLVGSFAICETPTSLIERNQIDQGKDTLRRIRGTNNIAAEFDSIVAASEAARQVKNPFRKLMRPSSRPPLVIAIVLQVFQQFTGINAIMFYAPVLFQTVGFGSNAALLSTVITGLVNVFSTLVSIYTVDKAGRRVLLLEACVQMFITQTVIGMLLLLHLKPTGSLGSTEAMVVVVLVCVYVMGFAWSWGPLGWLIPSETFPLETRTAGFACAVSSNMLCTFIIAQAFLSMLCHMKAGIFFFFAAWILVMGLFTLFLLPETKGVPVDSMAERVWKQHWFWKRYMIDDDENDSDKVVEG; this comes from the exons ATGCCGGCTGTCATCACGAGCCACGGCGGCCATGTGCCTGAGCATGATGGGAAGATAACTTTCTACGTCATTCTGTGTGTGATCATCTCGGCCTTTGGAGGGTTGTTGTTCGGATACGACATCGGAATTTCAG GTGGAGTGACTGCCATGGATGACTTCCTGATAAAATTCTTCCCGGCCGTGTACGAGAAAAAGAAGCTTGTCCACGAGGACAACTACTGTAAATATGACAACGAGTACCTCCAGATGTTCACATCTTCGTTGTACATAGCTGCTCTCATAGCCAGCTTTGCAGCCTCAAAGGTCTGCTCCAAATTTGGACGAAGGACGACATTGCAGATCGGGTCATTCTTCTTCGTCATTGGGGTCGCACTCCAAGCTGGTGGAGTCAACCTTGCAATGGTCGTCCTTGGCAGAATCATCCTCGGTTTTGGTGTTGGGTTCGGTAATCAGGCGGTGCCTCTATTTCTATCTGAATTAGCTCCTGCCAAGCTCAGAGGAGCTCTTAATATATGCTTCCAACTCTTCATTACGATCGGAATCCTCATCGCCGGCATTATCAACTACTTCACATCCAACATTCACCCTCACGGGTGGCGGATCTCTCTCGGTTTGGCCGGCGTCCCTGCCATGATCCTCCTCGTGGGCTCATTTGCTATCTGTGAGACCCCTACCAGCCTCATCGAGCGTAACCAGATCGACCAAGGGAAGGACACCCTCAGGAGAATCCGCGGCACCAACAACATTGCTGCCGAGTTCGATTCCATTGTTGCCGCCAGTGAGGCCGCAAGGCAAGTGAAGAACCCGTTCCGCAAGCTCATGAGGCCGTCAAGCAGGCCCCCTCTTGTCATAGCCATAGTGCTGCAGGTGTTCCAGCAGTTCACCGGGATCAACGCCATCATGTTCTACGCACCAGTCTTGTTCCAAACGGTTGGGTTTGGGAGCAACGCCGCGCTGCTGTCGACGGTCATCACTGGGCTCGTGAACGTTTTCAGCACTTTAGTGTCGATCTACACGGTGGACAAGGCTGGCCGAAGGGTGTTGCTCCTTGAGGCTTGTGTCCAGATGTTCATCACTCAG aCTGTGATAGGAATGCTCTTGCTACTACACCTAAAACCGACAGGGTCTCTAGGCTCTACCGAGGCGATGGTCGTGGTGGTGCTGGTGTGCGTGTACGTGATGGGATTCGCGTGGTCATGGGGTCCACTTGGGTGGCTGATTCCGAGCGAGACCTTCCCTCTGGAGACGAGAACCGCTGGTTTCGCTTGCGCTGTGAGCTCCAACATGCTTTGCACCTTCATTATTGCGCAGGCCTTCTTGTCGATGCTGTGCCACATGAAGGccggcatcttcttcttcttcgcggcATGGATCCTGGTCATGGGGCTCTTTACATTGTTCCTCTTGCCCGAGACGAAGGGCGTGCCTGTGGACTCAATGGCCGAGAGAGTGTGGAAGCAGCATTGGTTCTGGAAGCGGTACATGATCGATGATGACGAGAACGACAGTGATAAAGTTGTCGAAGGATAA